AGGGGAGGTCTAATCAGCGCCGTTACTCTGTTATTGACCATTTCATGCTGTTAAATATAGAAAAGGccaacaagaaaaacatgttttctattGGGAGTTTTGACGCCCCCTCTCGTGCAGCGCCCCTATGCGTTGCATACAGTGCATACCCACTTTTTGCGCCACTggtcaccgtgcagcccaaagtgaaagtaatcaaactgaattttcaatacaaagcaaagcaattttcaaagcaaacaaatttagttttaaaccattatattcagtttcagttaagtgaaatacattttcaaaccaatgcatttaatttcaaattacacaaatacacaaatacaaatttccctttgggataaataaagtatttttgaactgtttttaattgaattgagtCCCTCCTCcaacaaagctgactgaaatgGCTGAATTAGCTCCTTAGCACTTCTTCAAATTCTGCAGGGGCCTGGTGATCACCTTTGGTAATTCAGGGGTGTTGAACCAGGGGAATTCTAAAACTTGCAGTATACTTGTGGGCACTTGGTACTTGGTTACCTGTGTAACCAAAGCCTTTCTCCCCTGGTTACTTAGTTTAGCATGAAGATCATAAGAGGGTCCTGGTTGTTCCACACTGCTTCTGTTTCCAAATAATGGAGAACAAAAATCTCTTCTTTGACACAATCCAGTCTCAGGGGGTCCAGAGATAATTTCTGTAACTTCATTTGTGGGTTTCTGCTGATAGACAATGTCAGCTGTGAGACCTaatacagaaaatgtttatCAATTATAAATCAAGTTCAATAAATTGAGTTTACCACAAATGGACTCCATTAAAGTTGTAGAAAAATCTCAAGGATGATCAGTAAAAATCAGATGCACCCCAACCCCAACTCTCAGTGACAGTACTTAAATTTAACAAGAATGTcaggaaacatgtttttactttgtCACTGTGGGCTATTTTGTGTAGCTGTTTTGCatacgtggaggaggccataggagggcaacaacccagcagcaggaccgctacctccacctttgtgcaatgaggaacaggaggagcactgccagaaccctgcaaaatgacctccagcaggccacaaatgtgcatgtgtctccacaaactgttagaaacagactccatgaggatggtatgagggcccgacgtccacaaatgggggttgtgctcacagcccaacaccgtgcaggacgcttggcatttgccagagaacaccaggattggcaaattcaccactggtgccctgtgctcttcacagatgaaagcaggttcacactgagcacatgtgacagacgtgacagagtctggagacaccgtggagagagatctgctgcctgcaacatccttcatcatgaccggtttggcagtgggtcagtaatggtgtggggtggcatttctttggaggggcacatggccctccatgtgctcaccagaggtagtctgactgccattaggtaccgagataagatcctcagaccccttgtgagaccatatgctggtgcggttggccctgggttcctcctaatgcaggacaatgctagacctcatgtgggtggagtgtgtcagcagttcctgcaagatgaagacattgaagctatggactggcccgcctgaaccccagacctgaatccgattgagcacatctgggacatcatgtctcgctccatccaccaacgtcacgttgcaccacagactgtccaggagttggcggatgctttagtccaggtctaggaggagatccctcaggagaccatccgccgtctcatcaggagcatctccaggtgttgtagggaggtcatacagacacatggaggtcacacacaatactgaacctcattttgacttgttttaagaacattacatcaaagttggatcagcctctaatgtgtttttccactttaattttgtgtgtgactccaaatccaggcctccaatggttaataaatttgatttccattgatgatttttgtgtgattttgttgtcagcacattcaactttgtacagaacaaaatattcaatgagaatatttcattcattcagatctaggatgtgttatttgagtgttccctttatttttttgagcagtgtatatctatatatagagaTGTATATATGGTTTTAGAAGTCATAATGTGGAAAAGGTGACAGGATGTGATTACTTTCTGGTAGCACAGTATGTAGCTTTCAATCTAGAAAGTCTGGCTCTGTCCAGCAAACCCTTCTGTCCACCattaaagtctggaaatatatatatattggtcTAAGTGTACAGAAATCAACTCGGAATAAAGCATATATTCAAAATATGTGATATTGTCCCTTCTAAACATAATATTTATTGACATTGATAAGAGTGCATTTTAAAACTGTACTATTAGCTCCCACTTGTGCAAAGATCTGAGTGcttcctctttgttttcatcTCAAAGCTTATATTCAGGTGTGTCGGGGTTTGATGATTGCTGCCGTATGCCTGGGTTTCTTTGGCGCCACTTTGGCTTTACTGGGAATGAAGTGCACAAAAATAGGGGGCTCGGACACTACCAAGTCTCGTCTGACTGTCCTGTCGGGCTTCCACTTCCTTCTCAGTGGTGAGGTTTTGACATATGAGTTATAGTTCAGTCGGCATAGCCAACTGTGTTCTGGAAATTTATTCATATCATCTGCACAGGCATCTGCTGCATGACTGCATGTTCCATATATGCACGTAGGATCACAACAGATTTCTTTGACCCCCTCTTTGTCAAACAGAAGTATGTATTCAGGACCAAGAAACATTTCTGACTCTCAGCCAAAGTTAGATTCAGATGAAAGTAAGACCAGgattctttttttctccatgtaGGTTTGAACTGGGAGCAGCTCTCTTCATTGGCTGGGTTGGATCCGTGCTTTGTATTTTAGGTGGACTTGTGTTCTGTCTCTCCGCTTCTGAAAGCTTCAGCCTAAAGTCAGCATCATTAAGTTTCACAAACATACTGTATGTAACCAGTTTTTTAAATTCATGGTGACACGTGGCTCTGCTCCTTTTTGCAATTTTTGCAGAGGCAAGTACTGTTACACTGGAGCACCGTCATTTGGGACAAAACACAGCCAACACAACAGGACAGCCAACAGTCTGCAAACAGAACCACGGGAGCCGAGGAGACCGCTACAAAGAAATGCCTATGTGTGAAACAAACTGGACTCTTATTTTGCTTCTTTGGTTAATGTTAACTACAtagattttcaaatttttagcagaaaacattttaatgatagAAGCCAATATGATAAACATGTtgtgcagtgctgtgaaaaagtgttcCTCCTTTACAGATGTCTTCTGTGTTTGCTTATTTGTCatagttaaaagttaaaattaaaaaaacacatttaaatatcaGACAAGGATAATTAGAATAAATACTAAAAAGAGTTTGTCAAATGACGATTTCCTTTGTTGAGAGAAAACAACCTATCCAAGCCCACCTGGCGTGTAAATGTAATCACCCCtccttgtttaattttaaattaactgTGATGAACCACATTTTTTGGACAGCTAAGCTCAGCTTTTCTAGCCACACCCAGGCGTGATTACTGTCAGATCAAcaaatcacttaaacagaacctgtctgacaacatgaggtACTCAGAAAGCAACACACCATGCCCtgatctaaaataaattaaacaatggAGGAGGAACAAAGTGACGGACATCTCTCAGGGTGAAAAGAGTTACAAAGACATTTGAAACCACAgcgagagccattatccacgaatggaaaaaatatggaatgttggtgaaccttcccaggattGGCCAGCTTACCAAAATTAAACCAATAGATCATTAATAACTCATCCAGGAAACCAGAAAACATCTGAAGCACTGCAGGCCATCCTGCCTCAGTTAAACTCAATGTTCATGAttaaacaataagaaagagagtgAGCAAAAATGGAATGCATGAGTTCCAAGgctaaaaccactgctgaccaaaaaagaCCCAAAGGCGCATCTTACCAAAAAACGTCTTGATAATATCCAActcttttggaaaaatattctgtagaCTAATGAGACAAAACTGGAAAGAGAACATCATGCCaagagtcaaacatggtggtcaTAGTGTGATTATATGTGGCTGCTTTGCTTTTCAGGACCTGGACCACTTTAGTTGATGGAGCTATGCATTAGAAAATCCTAAATGAGAATGTCTGACCATCCATTTGTGATCTTAACGTCAAGCACATTTCCAAAGctcaccagcaagtccacctctaaatGACTCATAAAAAGAGGGTTTTAGAGTGTCCTAATCAAAGCCCAGATTGATATTCAACTGTGATGCTGTGGTATGaccttgaaaacatcagtcatgCTCAAAAGAAAACCTCCCAAGTTGGACATATTAGGACAATTCTGCAAAAACATGTCTTAAAATCCCTCCACTgcgatgtaaaagactcattaccAGTGATTGCTAATGCTTGATGGCTGTTGTTGCAGCCGAAGGCTGTATTTGTTTTACAACACAATACGTTTCAAATGAAATAGCTGATAGAGATCGTACCTGGCATGTGCTCAGAAAAGTTGAGATCACAAACAATTTTACCATTCGTGGACGGtaaatgtcaaaaatatttcagtagtATTAAGTAAACGGCAATTCATTTTGTAACATGGCAGtaacatttgtaaaataaatacatataacaATTACTGCTTTGACTCATTTGGTCACCCTCCAATTTGTTatagttctgtgttttttgctcATTAAAGTACCTTTAAGCAAGTGGTATGAAAGAAATTTAGAGTCCCCAGCAGTCGATGATTTTTAATATCTTACTACAATAACTAATTCAAAAGCCAACTGGACTTAGTAGCAAATAACAGTTCTTTCATCTCTGCCATAAGAACATTCATTGCTCCCGGGAACTTTCATTACCTTGGGTTTACCTCTAATTAGAACAGCACAAAGACCCTATGGTGTAACTCGGAGAATCATGGCACAGTGAGGTCCTGGTGAAATGATAAGTGTCCAATAACTAGCAGCTTATAGCCCAAGGCACACTCAAAAGTGATTCTTCAAGCAGCTTCACTCATATCAGTAGTGTTATTACATACTTCATGCAAAGCTTATAACCACAGAAGCATACTGTTTATAGGCGTATCATAAAATTTTATacttacacaaaaaaaaaaaactgaacaaaacacTAAGATGTATACCTGAAGAGAGGTGTTTATGATATAAGTTCCAAAGAAGTAAAGCAGGGGGAGCTTATAATTGTATAGAGGGCTCCAGTATTTTAAGTGTCAGAATACAGTtctaattcagattttttggaaTTATTGATAAATTAAATCAGTtcatatgtataaaaaaatatgaaatgttttgTGGTTCTTCATCAATTACACAAATGCATTTAAAGAAGGATATTAAGCTTTCTACTAGGGGAGGACATACATCTAAAGTGTTTTGTATTTCGGAATGTGCTCTGACTCTTCATTCTAATTATTCTGGCCTATTGAATCcatgagaacaggaagtcacataTTTTACAAGTTGACATCCATCTTTGACCCTCTTGACCTAAGCAACTTCAAAGAACAGACATTACTGACTGATCTTGTTCAACAAGACACATTAATTGTGGGCATAAAGGACAGTCAATATATATACTATACGTCTCATTTTTAGCATATCCTCTGAATATGAGAGAAATCTGAGTAGATGCAGGAAGTCTTATGTAATCTGATACTTGCTTGGATAAG
This DNA window, taken from Girardinichthys multiradiatus isolate DD_20200921_A chromosome 24, DD_fGirMul_XY1, whole genome shotgun sequence, encodes the following:
- the cldn10a gene encoding claudin-10a produces the protein MGNMATEISAFLLTISGWILVSSTVPTDYWKVSSVDGTVITTATFWSNLWKTCVTDSTGVSNCKDFPSMLALDAYIQVCRGLMIAAVCLGFFGATLALLGMKCTKIGGSDTTKSRLTVLSGFHFLLSGICCMTACSIYARRITTDFFDPLFVKQKFELGAALFIGWVGSVLCILGGLVFCLSASESFSLKGKYCYTGAPSFGTKHSQHNRTANSLQTEPREPRRPLQRNAYV